From the genome of Pukyongia salina, one region includes:
- a CDS encoding dipeptidase, translated as MNSAKSYIKQHKDRFISELIDLLKIPSISADSAYEKDVRAMAEKVKSSLEEAGCDLVEICETPGYPIVYGEKLVDPKLPTILVYGHYDVQPPDPLDLWHSPPFDPVIKKTELHPDGAIFARGSCDDKGQMYMHVKALEYMTRTSQLPCNVKFMIEGEEEVGSESLGWFVARNQEKLANDVILISDTGMIANDIPSITTGLRGLSYVEVEVTGPNRDLHSGLYGGAVANPINVLTKMIASLHDENNHITIPGFYDDVEELTAEERAKMAEAPFNKEAYKQALDIEDVYGEKGYTTNERNSIRPTLDVNGIWGGYTGEGAKTVIASKAYAKISMRLVPNQNWEEITQLFKNHFESIAPKGVKVKVKPHHGGQAYVTPIDSLGYRAAEKAYEVTFGKTPIPQRSGGSIPIVALFEKELKSKTILMGFGLDSDAIHSPNEHFGVWNYLKGIETIPQFYHYFTQMSE; from the coding sequence ATGAATAGCGCAAAATCTTATATTAAACAACATAAGGATCGGTTCATTTCAGAATTGATCGATCTGCTAAAAATCCCTTCAATTAGTGCCGATTCGGCCTACGAAAAGGACGTCCGTGCCATGGCCGAAAAAGTGAAGTCCAGCCTCGAAGAAGCAGGCTGCGACCTGGTGGAGATCTGCGAAACTCCAGGCTACCCCATCGTCTATGGGGAAAAATTAGTCGATCCCAAGCTGCCCACCATCCTGGTGTACGGTCACTACGATGTGCAACCGCCCGATCCGCTGGACCTGTGGCATAGCCCTCCCTTCGATCCGGTGATCAAAAAAACCGAACTACACCCGGACGGCGCCATCTTCGCCAGGGGTAGTTGCGATGATAAGGGGCAAATGTATATGCATGTAAAAGCCCTGGAATATATGACCCGTACCAGCCAACTGCCCTGTAACGTGAAATTTATGATCGAGGGAGAAGAAGAAGTGGGCAGCGAAAGCCTCGGCTGGTTTGTTGCTCGCAACCAGGAGAAACTGGCTAACGATGTCATCCTTATTAGTGATACCGGGATGATAGCTAACGATATTCCTTCCATTACCACGGGTTTGCGCGGACTTAGCTACGTCGAGGTGGAAGTTACCGGCCCTAACCGAGACCTGCACAGCGGCCTCTATGGCGGTGCCGTTGCCAATCCTATTAATGTGCTTACCAAAATGATCGCCTCACTCCATGATGAGAATAACCACATCACTATTCCCGGATTTTATGATGATGTGGAAGAGCTTACCGCAGAAGAGCGGGCAAAAATGGCCGAAGCTCCCTTCAACAAGGAAGCTTATAAACAAGCCCTGGATATAGAAGATGTTTACGGGGAAAAAGGATATACCACCAACGAACGAAATTCTATCCGACCTACCCTGGATGTGAACGGGATCTGGGGAGGTTATACCGGTGAAGGCGCTAAAACGGTTATTGCCAGTAAAGCCTATGCCAAGATTAGTATGCGCCTGGTGCCCAATCAGAACTGGGAGGAGATCACTCAGTTGTTTAAAAACCATTTCGAAAGCATCGCTCCTAAAGGAGTTAAGGTAAAGGTAAAACCGCATCACGGCGGACAAGCATACGTCACGCCTATAGACAGCCTGGGCTATCGCGCCGCCGAAAAAGCCTACGAAGTCACCTTTGGCAAAACCCCCATTCCGCAGCGAAGCGGTGGTAGTATCCCTATTGTGGCCCTATTCGAAAAGGAATTAAAAAGTAAGACGATCCTGATGGGATTTGGGCTGGATAGCGATGCCATTCATTCGCCAAACGAGCATTTTGGGGTATGGAATTATCTTAAAGGCATCGAGACCATTCCGCAGTTCTATCATTATTTCACCCAAATGAGCGAATAA
- a CDS encoding AAA family ATPase, with the protein MLRTRRDFFLKMKTDGKIIAIVGAQASGKTTLVRNLTKVRPEIKGFYEGENFPKFVTDAFVSNEFRLRSFIYFHNHWIKQYIEAETQYKNGLVCLLDTFWLTNLFYLDTLKDKNDQLLIFDLIRSTAQLFPPPHGIIFLNDDITIMEKRIYNRSRQGNRDWEKRSQWLSEPMMVKQRHEDLFQEKINFDVFVENSKVIELKSSSPHLIDKSLEFIDDC; encoded by the coding sequence TTGCTTCGTACAAGAAGAGATTTCTTCCTGAAAATGAAAACGGATGGTAAGATTATAGCTATAGTTGGTGCCCAGGCGTCTGGCAAAACCACCCTGGTTCGGAATTTGACAAAAGTGCGACCGGAAATCAAAGGCTTCTACGAAGGTGAAAACTTTCCGAAGTTTGTAACAGATGCTTTTGTTTCTAATGAATTTCGTTTGAGGTCCTTTATTTACTTTCACAACCACTGGATAAAACAATACATAGAAGCAGAAACGCAATACAAAAATGGGTTAGTGTGCCTTTTAGACACCTTCTGGTTAACCAATCTGTTCTATTTAGATACCCTTAAGGATAAAAACGATCAGCTTCTCATCTTCGATCTTATTAGATCTACTGCTCAATTATTTCCACCGCCTCATGGAATTATTTTTCTTAATGATGACATAACGATCATGGAAAAAAGAATTTATAATAGGTCCCGACAAGGCAACAGGGATTGGGAAAAACGTTCTCAATGGCTTTCAGAACCCATGATGGTTAAACAAAGACATGAAGACCTGTTTCAGGAAAAAATAAATTTCGATGTATTTGTTGAAAATTCTAAAGTAATTGAACTAAAAAGTTCAAGCCCTCACCTTATCGATAAAAGCTTGGAGTTTATTGATGATTGTTAA
- a CDS encoding glycyl radical enzyme family protein, whose product MQLIFKLSDNFVNQYRNREPQFGFNGLGLLTYYRTYSRLKEDGENEQWFETIRRVVEGCYSLQKEYILNNHLGWNDHKAQDSAQEMYDRMFKMKFLPPGRMLWALGTPLIHEKKVGQALFNCAFVSTEKLGQSLDKALMPFAFMMDMSMVGVGVGFDVAGAQQLIVHNPEKAEDTYEIPDTREGWVESLKRLLASYFSFHFNGQPATTVRFNYSKIRPAGELIKGFGGISSGPAPLENLHEQIRKVLDKENNKYISITAIADIMNMIGQCVVAGNVRRTAQIALGNVYNEEYRKLKDYKWDNSVGEYTGSRANRAAYGWASNNSVLVDDKTDFTEVAQQTAKNGEPGFIFMDNIRSYSRMCDPVDHKDIKAKGTNPCGEQSLESYELCCLVETFPSKADSKADYLRTLKFAYLVGKTATLASTTWHQTNRVQKRNRRIGTSVTGVTNFIEKYSLDKLKGWLEEGYNEIQKWDEIYSAWLCVPRSIKTTSVKPSGTVSLLAGVNPGCHFPEFEYYIRRVRIAKTTRFLPELVAAGLDIEEDIMDPSSMVISFPVKCEGRSLKEVSIWEQVSLASFLQTYWSDNQVSCTVTFTPDEADQIAPILDFFKYKLKSISFLPKLEAGAYAQMPYEAISKAQYEEMIENLSPMTFLNTDEDVLQEKFCTNDSCVI is encoded by the coding sequence ATGCAGCTCATCTTTAAACTATCGGATAATTTCGTAAATCAGTATCGCAACCGAGAACCCCAGTTTGGCTTTAATGGCCTTGGGCTTTTAACCTATTACCGCACTTATTCTCGTCTAAAAGAAGATGGCGAAAACGAACAATGGTTCGAAACGATCCGTAGAGTAGTGGAAGGCTGCTATTCCCTTCAAAAAGAATATATCTTAAATAATCACTTGGGGTGGAACGACCACAAAGCGCAGGATTCGGCTCAGGAAATGTACGACAGAATGTTCAAGATGAAATTTCTCCCTCCGGGGCGAATGCTGTGGGCTTTGGGCACCCCTTTAATTCATGAGAAGAAAGTAGGACAAGCTCTTTTTAATTGTGCGTTTGTATCGACCGAAAAACTAGGTCAATCCCTAGATAAAGCATTGATGCCATTTGCCTTTATGATGGATATGAGCATGGTGGGAGTTGGTGTTGGCTTTGACGTGGCAGGAGCGCAGCAACTCATTGTACACAATCCGGAAAAAGCTGAAGATACATACGAAATCCCCGATACCCGAGAGGGTTGGGTAGAAAGTCTGAAAAGGTTGCTAGCCTCCTATTTTTCCTTTCACTTTAACGGGCAACCGGCAACTACTGTACGCTTCAACTACAGTAAAATAAGGCCTGCTGGAGAGCTAATTAAAGGCTTCGGTGGGATTTCAAGTGGACCTGCTCCCCTGGAGAATTTACACGAACAAATTCGCAAAGTGCTGGATAAGGAAAACAATAAATACATTAGTATTACCGCTATCGCAGACATTATGAACATGATAGGCCAATGTGTAGTGGCGGGCAATGTGCGGCGTACTGCTCAAATTGCATTGGGCAATGTTTATAATGAAGAATATAGAAAATTAAAGGACTACAAATGGGATAATTCTGTTGGCGAATACACCGGGTCGAGGGCAAACCGAGCTGCTTATGGCTGGGCATCGAATAATAGTGTTCTGGTAGACGATAAAACAGATTTTACAGAGGTGGCGCAACAAACAGCAAAAAATGGCGAACCAGGGTTTATTTTCATGGATAATATACGGTCGTATTCCCGAATGTGCGATCCTGTTGACCATAAAGACATTAAGGCGAAAGGCACCAATCCGTGTGGGGAGCAGTCGCTCGAAAGCTACGAACTGTGTTGCCTGGTTGAAACATTTCCTTCTAAAGCAGATTCGAAAGCCGATTATCTCCGAACCTTAAAATTCGCTTATCTGGTTGGGAAAACAGCAACGCTTGCCAGTACAACCTGGCACCAGACCAATCGCGTGCAAAAACGCAATCGCAGAATTGGCACCTCTGTAACCGGGGTCACTAATTTTATCGAAAAATACTCCCTTGATAAATTAAAAGGATGGTTGGAGGAAGGATATAACGAAATCCAAAAGTGGGACGAAATATATTCTGCATGGTTATGTGTGCCTCGTAGTATTAAAACAACAAGTGTAAAACCTTCCGGAACTGTGAGCTTACTCGCAGGCGTTAATCCCGGTTGTCATTTCCCGGAATTCGAATATTATATCCGCCGGGTTCGAATTGCGAAAACTACTCGGTTTTTACCGGAATTGGTAGCAGCCGGCCTGGATATTGAAGAAGATATCATGGATCCTTCATCTATGGTTATTTCTTTTCCGGTAAAATGTGAAGGCCGAAGTCTTAAAGAAGTAAGTATTTGGGAGCAAGTAAGCCTGGCTAGTTTTCTCCAAACGTATTGGTCAGACAACCAGGTGTCCTGTACCGTAACATTCACCCCTGATGAGGCCGATCAAATTGCTCCTATCCTGGATTTCTTCAAGTATAAACTGAAATCGATCAGCTTCTTACCAAAATTAGAAGCCGGTGCCTACGCCCAAATGCCATACGAGGCGATTTCGAAAGCACAATACGAAGAAATGATAGAAAATTTGTCGCCCATGACATTTCTGAATACGGACGAAGATGTCCTCCAGGAAAAATTCTGTACTAATGACAGTTGCGTTATTTAA
- a CDS encoding RrF2 family transcriptional regulator produces MFSKACEYGIRAATYIASQSKLSRRVSLKEIADEIDSPVAFTAKILQQLSRNKIIDSVKGASGGFEISRSQIDHIKLSHIVYAIDGNNVYVGCGLGLKKCNASKPCPVHDKFVQIREDLKNMLENTSLDEMTTGLEVGLTYLKR; encoded by the coding sequence ATGTTTTCGAAAGCATGCGAATATGGAATAAGGGCTGCCACATATATAGCCTCACAATCTAAACTTTCCCGAAGGGTTAGTCTAAAGGAGATAGCAGATGAGATCGATTCTCCTGTCGCATTTACCGCCAAGATTTTGCAACAATTGTCACGTAATAAGATTATCGATTCGGTAAAAGGTGCCTCTGGTGGTTTTGAGATAAGTAGGTCACAGATCGATCATATAAAACTCAGTCATATAGTATATGCCATCGATGGAAATAATGTGTATGTGGGCTGTGGCCTGGGATTGAAAAAATGTAATGCCAGTAAACCTTGCCCTGTACACGATAAGTTCGTTCAGATACGAGAGGATTTAAAAAATATGCTTGAAAATACAAGTCTTGATGAGATGACCACGGGACTAGAAGTTGGACTAACTTATTTGAAACGATAA
- the ric gene encoding iron-sulfur cluster repair di-iron protein encodes MNTTEEKTIGQLVADDYRTAQVFRNHKIDFCCKGNRTIQEVAEKNNLSVDLIYREIDEIQRQGAAENIDFKALPLDLLADYIEKKHHRYAEEKIPVLKQYLNKLEKVHGTTHPELYKINYLFTASSGELAMHMKKEELVLFPYIRKMVKAEQQRLTLDDPHFGLVKNPIRAMMQEHDNEGERFRQIEGLSNDYTPPVDACNTYKVTFALLKEFQDDLHFHIHLENNLLFPGAIELEKALKA; translated from the coding sequence ATGAATACAACAGAGGAAAAAACAATCGGGCAATTGGTAGCCGATGATTATCGTACCGCGCAGGTATTTAGAAATCACAAGATAGACTTTTGCTGTAAAGGGAACCGAACCATACAGGAGGTTGCTGAAAAGAATAACCTGAGTGTCGATTTGATCTATAGGGAAATTGACGAGATACAAAGACAAGGGGCTGCAGAAAATATAGATTTTAAAGCATTGCCGTTGGATCTGCTCGCCGATTACATTGAGAAGAAACATCACAGATACGCTGAAGAAAAGATACCGGTGCTTAAACAGTATTTAAATAAGTTGGAGAAGGTACATGGGACCACACATCCGGAGTTGTATAAAATAAACTACCTATTTACGGCAAGTAGTGGTGAACTAGCTATGCATATGAAGAAAGAAGAACTGGTTCTCTTTCCGTATATCCGTAAAATGGTAAAGGCAGAACAACAGAGGTTAACGTTGGATGATCCTCACTTTGGACTGGTTAAAAATCCCATCCGCGCAATGATGCAAGAACATGATAACGAAGGGGAACGTTTCCGGCAGATAGAAGGTTTGAGCAATGATTATACACCTCCAGTTGATGCCTGTAACACGTATAAGGTGACTTTCGCCTTACTCAAGGAGTTTCAAGACGACCTGCATTTCCACATTCACCTGGAGAACAATCTGCTGTTTCCTGGAGCGATAGAATTAGAAAAAGCACTGAAGGCCTGA
- a CDS encoding carbohydrate kinase family protein translates to MTSKTVRIVSFGEVLWDVFPGESLLGGAPLNVAMRLHNQGAQVTMLSTVGDDELGHRALEEMQAQGLSTEGIAVSANKPTGQVLVSLTNGIAQYTIKEDVAWDHISIDPGLIPKLKQADALIFGSLALRYEHNLQTLNALLENSNFSIFDLNLRPPFYTDALILDLMKRADLVKMNDEELLYVCRLLDINTNDLREQVVTIAEKTSTPNICVTLGDEGAVLLYEKEYVSHPGYKVKVADTVGAGDSFFAGLIFHLLSGTNTETALDKACAIGALVASKSGANCKVTSREINELQSGE, encoded by the coding sequence ATGACGAGTAAAACCGTGCGTATAGTAAGTTTTGGTGAAGTACTTTGGGATGTATTTCCCGGGGAGAGTTTATTGGGTGGCGCACCTTTAAATGTCGCCATGAGACTACACAATCAGGGTGCTCAGGTAACCATGCTTAGTACTGTAGGAGACGATGAATTGGGTCATAGAGCCTTAGAGGAGATGCAAGCTCAGGGTTTATCTACTGAGGGTATTGCAGTTTCGGCCAATAAGCCAACCGGGCAGGTTTTGGTCTCCCTTACCAACGGAATAGCACAATATACCATCAAAGAAGATGTGGCCTGGGATCACATTTCGATAGATCCGGGATTGATACCTAAGTTAAAACAGGCAGACGCTCTCATTTTTGGTTCCCTGGCGCTTCGCTATGAGCACAATCTGCAAACCTTAAATGCGCTACTCGAAAACAGCAACTTTTCTATCTTCGATCTCAATTTACGCCCGCCCTTTTATACAGATGCCCTCATCCTCGACCTGATGAAACGGGCAGACCTGGTGAAGATGAATGATGAAGAGCTTTTATACGTATGTCGTTTATTAGATATCAATACAAACGATCTGCGAGAACAAGTCGTCACTATTGCCGAAAAAACCTCTACTCCAAACATTTGTGTTACCCTGGGTGATGAGGGAGCTGTTTTGTTGTATGAAAAAGAATATGTATCTCATCCGGGTTATAAGGTAAAAGTGGCCGATACAGTAGGAGCCGGCGATTCTTTCTTTGCAGGTTTGATATTTCACTTGCTTTCGGGAACGAATACAGAAACTGCCTTGGACAAAGCCTGTGCGATCGGGGCCCTGGTTGCATCGAAAAGTGGGGCTAATTGCAAAGTAACCTCCCGGGAGATAAACGAACTTCAAAGTGGTGAGTAA
- a CDS encoding sugar porter family MFS transporter: protein MKDITKWSITVALAGFLFGFDTVVISGANQPIKELWNTSPLFHGTFIMSMALWGTVLGSLIGGIPTKRLGRKRTLFWIGILFFISAVGSALAPDPYSFSFFRFIGGIGVGVSSVAAPIYISEITTAENRGRLGALYQFNIVFGILIAFVSNWLLKGVGGDMDWRWMLGVEGIPALAYTLMVLNVPNSPRWLLLQKKNAEAALSVLKRMYNEAEALVHLKEIQTDAALPKSNDKLFQKKYKKVLWLGFLIAFFNQLSGINFVLYYAPQILEQAGLGGEESLFNSIAIGVVNLVFTLIGIRLIDRLGRRQLLIIGSLGYITSLFMVGYCFQASLSPTLLLIFICMFIASHAIGQGAVIWVFISEIFPNRVRAYGQSWGTSTHWVFAALITLVTPFFIDPAEGLFRDNLEVIYYFFAGMMVLQLLWGIFKMPETKGVSLEDLEKQLIADDE from the coding sequence ATGAAAGACATTACCAAATGGAGCATAACCGTTGCTCTGGCCGGATTCTTATTCGGTTTCGATACGGTAGTTATAAGTGGTGCCAATCAGCCCATTAAAGAACTCTGGAACACCTCTCCTTTATTTCACGGAACCTTTATCATGAGCATGGCCCTTTGGGGTACGGTGTTAGGCTCGTTAATTGGCGGGATCCCCACAAAACGACTTGGTCGTAAAAGGACATTGTTCTGGATTGGGATCCTTTTCTTTATTTCGGCAGTAGGAAGCGCCCTTGCCCCAGACCCATATAGTTTTTCATTCTTCAGGTTTATAGGAGGTATTGGCGTTGGCGTGTCCTCGGTGGCTGCCCCTATTTATATTTCCGAGATCACCACAGCCGAAAACAGGGGTCGTTTGGGAGCATTATACCAGTTCAATATTGTTTTCGGGATATTGATCGCCTTTGTATCCAACTGGCTGCTGAAAGGTGTTGGTGGAGACATGGACTGGCGCTGGATGCTGGGGGTGGAAGGCATTCCTGCTCTTGCCTATACGCTTATGGTACTGAATGTACCTAATAGCCCGCGTTGGCTCTTACTTCAGAAAAAAAATGCTGAAGCTGCACTTTCGGTTCTTAAACGAATGTATAATGAAGCCGAAGCTTTAGTTCACCTTAAAGAGATTCAGACAGATGCCGCGCTTCCGAAAAGCAACGATAAATTATTTCAGAAAAAATATAAAAAAGTACTCTGGCTCGGATTTTTAATAGCTTTCTTCAACCAGTTATCGGGTATAAACTTTGTGCTTTATTACGCACCACAGATCCTGGAACAGGCCGGGCTTGGAGGCGAAGAATCCCTTTTTAATTCTATCGCCATTGGAGTAGTGAATCTGGTATTTACCCTCATAGGCATCCGACTCATAGATCGCCTGGGACGCAGGCAGTTACTTATTATCGGTTCCCTGGGATATATCACCAGTTTATTTATGGTAGGGTATTGCTTCCAGGCATCTCTAAGTCCAACCTTATTGCTCATTTTTATATGTATGTTCATAGCCTCGCACGCTATCGGACAAGGAGCGGTTATTTGGGTTTTCATTTCCGAAATATTCCCCAACCGCGTTCGTGCCTACGGACAATCTTGGGGTACAAGTACTCATTGGGTGTTCGCAGCTTTGATCACTTTGGTTACACCCTTCTTTATAGATCCTGCTGAAGGCTTGTTTAGGGACAACTTGGAGGTGATCTACTATTTCTTCGCTGGAATGATGGTTCTGCAACTGTTATGGGGTATATTTAAAATGCCGGAAACCAAAGGTGTTAGTCTTGAAGATCTGGAAAAACAATTAATTGCCGATGACGAGTAA
- a CDS encoding endonuclease/exonuclease/phosphatase family protein: MMLALYIVTVIFIISPFFPATRNPHWFFRTPDFIRAQTVVIQVILLVLLLILIKTFSTEILILLAALGISTIYQLVKIIPYTSVYPRKKNPFSSDGHVSILAANVLQDNKDYNDFIGLVGKFDPDLVLTMESDSHWENALQEIENNYPFTVKIPLENYYGMHLYSRVKLESVETNFLVENDVPSIFFKYPAAGNPIFFTCLHPAPPSPTENETAKERDAELMIVGKKIRDMDCSAVVCGDMNDVVWSRTTRLFRKLTGMLDPRIGRGFYSTFHARYSFLRFPLDHLFHTRDLLVGKMTRSQYFGSDHFAMYYEIHYKASQETPENPDLTVEEVEEVEELIRRPENE; encoded by the coding sequence ATGATGTTAGCACTTTATATAGTAACAGTGATCTTTATCATTTCGCCTTTCTTTCCGGCGACCAGGAATCCGCATTGGTTCTTCCGCACGCCGGATTTTATCCGGGCACAAACCGTTGTGATCCAGGTTATTTTACTTGTTTTACTGTTAATATTAATAAAAACATTCTCCACAGAAATACTTATTCTCCTGGCTGCGCTTGGAATATCAACCATCTATCAACTGGTAAAGATCATTCCCTACACCTCTGTTTATCCCAGGAAGAAAAATCCTTTTAGTAGTGATGGTCATGTTTCCATCCTCGCTGCCAATGTTTTGCAGGATAATAAGGATTACAACGACTTTATAGGTTTGGTAGGCAAATTCGATCCTGATCTGGTGCTAACCATGGAAAGTGACAGCCATTGGGAAAACGCGCTGCAAGAGATCGAAAACAATTACCCTTTTACAGTTAAGATACCATTGGAGAATTACTATGGTATGCATTTATACTCCAGGGTGAAACTGGAGAGTGTAGAAACCAATTTTCTTGTGGAGAACGATGTTCCATCAATTTTCTTTAAATATCCCGCAGCCGGAAATCCAATCTTTTTTACCTGTCTTCATCCGGCTCCTCCAAGTCCTACCGAGAACGAAACAGCTAAAGAACGCGATGCCGAATTAATGATCGTTGGGAAGAAGATCAGGGATATGGATTGTTCGGCGGTGGTATGTGGCGACATGAACGATGTGGTATGGAGCAGAACCACACGGCTGTTTAGAAAATTAACCGGAATGCTCGATCCCAGAATAGGAAGGGGTTTTTACAGTACGTTCCATGCCCGATATTCCTTTTTAAGATTTCCACTTGATCATTTGTTTCACACTCGTGATCTCCTTGTGGGAAAAATGACCCGCTCCCAATATTTCGGCAGTGATCATTTTGCAATGTACTATGAGATTCATTATAAAGCTTCCCAGGAGACCCCTGAGAATCCGGATCTTACAGTGGAAGAAGTAGAAGAAGTAGAGGAACTTATTAGAAGACCTGAAAATGAATAA
- a CDS encoding BaiN/RdsA family NAD(P)/FAD-dependent oxidoreductase: MNNHYDVLVIGGGASGFFTAINAAEMDPGLKIGILERGKEVLTKVKVSGGGRCNVTHAEFVPDQLVTQYPRGEKELLGPFSRFMTGDTIEWFEQRGIALKIEEDGRMFPVSDSSQTIIDLFLNESKRLGVQLMYNKPVRNLQNVDAGWEVSTKDETFTTDVVVIATGSNPKIWKMLRELGHSIVEPVPSLFTFNISDPRITDLAGITAEVSVEVLGKDGKAILFSEGPLLITHWGMSGPAILKLSAWGARILEPLDYNFKIRVNWLGDAHADEVHEQIKSLKYQFARKRIGSLAQFGLSKRLWRRIVEASGIAETEIWADLTKSRQIELVDQLTAATFQVEGKSTFKEEFVTAGGVDLKEVNFKTFESKLFPAMYFTGEVLNIDAITGGFNFQNAWTGGYLAARAIAKQR, from the coding sequence GTGAATAATCATTACGACGTTTTAGTTATCGGGGGAGGGGCCTCAGGGTTCTTTACGGCGATCAATGCCGCCGAGATGGATCCGGGCTTGAAGATTGGTATCCTGGAACGTGGTAAGGAGGTGCTAACCAAAGTGAAGGTATCCGGCGGTGGCCGCTGTAATGTTACTCATGCCGAATTCGTCCCAGACCAATTGGTAACACAGTATCCCAGAGGGGAAAAAGAGTTGTTAGGACCATTTAGCAGGTTTATGACGGGAGATACAATAGAGTGGTTTGAACAAAGAGGGATTGCTCTAAAAATCGAGGAAGACGGCAGAATGTTTCCTGTTTCAGATTCGTCTCAAACCATAATTGATCTGTTTTTAAATGAAAGTAAGAGATTAGGTGTTCAGCTAATGTATAACAAGCCGGTAAGGAATCTTCAAAATGTAGATGCTGGCTGGGAAGTTTCTACAAAAGACGAGACCTTCACAACCGATGTGGTTGTTATTGCAACGGGAAGTAATCCGAAGATCTGGAAGATGCTACGAGAATTAGGACATAGCATTGTAGAACCTGTCCCTTCATTATTTACATTTAATATCAGCGACCCGAGAATAACCGATCTGGCCGGGATAACTGCCGAAGTAAGTGTGGAGGTCCTGGGGAAAGACGGGAAAGCCATCCTGTTTAGCGAAGGGCCTTTACTAATAACCCATTGGGGTATGAGTGGCCCGGCAATATTAAAATTATCTGCCTGGGGAGCGCGCATTCTGGAACCTCTGGATTATAATTTTAAGATCAGGGTGAACTGGTTGGGCGATGCCCATGCCGATGAAGTGCACGAACAAATAAAATCCCTGAAATACCAGTTTGCCAGAAAGCGAATTGGCAGCCTGGCACAATTTGGTCTTTCTAAAAGATTGTGGCGCAGGATAGTTGAAGCGTCGGGAATAGCGGAAACAGAAATCTGGGCAGATCTCACCAAGTCCCGGCAAATCGAATTGGTAGATCAGCTAACTGCGGCGACTTTTCAGGTTGAGGGTAAGAGTACTTTTAAAGAAGAATTTGTAACCGCCGGAGGGGTGGATCTAAAAGAAGTGAACTTTAAAACTTTCGAAAGTAAATTGTTCCCGGCTATGTATTTTACAGGGGAGGTATTAAATATTGATGCCATTACCGGCGGATTTAACTTTCAGAATGCATGGACCGGGGGATATCTCGCTGCCAGGGCTATTGCTAAGCAAAGATGA
- a CDS encoding DUF1697 domain-containing protein: protein MYRYIALLRGINVSGQKKILMADLRALFESLGLMNVQTYIQSGNVLFHSEKEIASEYLSEAIENQYGWHVPVLLTTARELQTILDRCPFPKEKKEKSYFGLLYDPPSTVAVETTLSYNFPNEEFHITPHCVYLFCAKGAGNAKTGTAFFERHLKVAITFRNFNTMRKLVALAED, encoded by the coding sequence ATGTATCGTTATATTGCATTATTACGAGGTATTAACGTAAGCGGCCAGAAGAAAATATTGATGGCCGACCTGCGCGCGCTCTTTGAATCGTTAGGTTTAATGAACGTACAAACCTATATTCAGAGTGGGAATGTGTTATTTCATTCTGAAAAAGAAATTGCTTCGGAATACCTTTCGGAAGCAATTGAAAATCAATATGGCTGGCACGTTCCTGTTTTACTAACAACTGCCAGGGAATTACAAACTATACTAGACCGTTGTCCCTTTCCGAAGGAAAAAAAAGAAAAGAGCTATTTCGGACTACTGTATGACCCTCCATCTACAGTAGCGGTTGAAACAACCCTCTCTTATAATTTTCCCAATGAGGAGTTTCACATAACGCCACATTGTGTCTATCTTTTCTGTGCAAAAGGTGCCGGAAATGCTAAAACCGGTACGGCATTTTTCGAGCGACATCTAAAAGTTGCCATTACTTTTCGAAACTTCAATACAATGCGTAAACTTGTTGCACTAGCCGAAGATTAA